CAGGACCCTACGGACGATCCGGTCACGGCCTCCTGGGCGCTCCTGTACGGGACCTCCCACCTGGGCGAGCACGTGGGCCACCTCCACATGACGCTCGAGTTGCTCCGCCCCGCAGACTGAACCCCCCGGCCCTCGAAGGGATACGTCCCTAACCGAGGCCGTCCAGGTACATTTGCGAACCCTCGGGCAGCGCAGCGCTATCCAATGGGGCACCAAGGACACCGAACGGGCGAGACGAACGCTCTCCCAGCCCAGGGGTCTAGGCTTTGTTCATGGACGCAAGACAGGCTCCGGACGTCTACGACGACGAACCTTGGGAGCTGGCCGCCGCATACCGCGTCACCCTCTGGGAACACCCCGCTAGGCCGCCCAAAATCGACCAGCCCACGCGTGGTACGCCGGGCCCAACTGTCCGACCAGTCCCGGTGCCCTTCCCGGGGGCGCCCATGGGGTGGGAGGAGATGACGTTCGAACTTGCTGGTACTCAGGACGTTCGCGAGGTGATCCAGTGGGCGGAAACGACGCTCGCGTCGGGCGAGGGTCCGGCAAGCCGTCGCGGTGTTCCAGTACAAGACCGAGAATACGTGGTCTACGCGAAGGCGCAGAGTGAGGGTCGTTGGCTGCACGTCGCGGGCTGGACCCCAGTGCTGCCGTCGGATTCCCCGTTGAATCTGAGACGCCTCAGGTAACATTCGCGAACACTGGCGCACTTGAGCGGCCTCTCGCTGCGTCCCGACGGGTGAGAGGATGCTCGGACCTGGGTATCGAGTTCGCTTTGCGCCTGGCCGACGGCACGAGTCCCGTCACTCTGCAGGATCCCAGCGGCGGAACCTTCGATGCCGCTGGAGATTTCGATGGCGTGCTCTTCAGATCGAGGGACCGGCTTGAAGTGCTAGGCAAGGCTGATCCCTACGGGGACATCGTGTTCACCAACGACGAGGCAGAGGAGATGCCCGGATGCCGTAGATAACAACCCCGAGACGGCTCTCGGGGAACGCGCTCGTCGTCGCAGATCGAGCTTTGGATGAATCGGGACTTGGCAGGCACTTCCGCGTCGATGAAGCCCGGTGAGCTAGCCGCGTCGATCCCGCGCTGCCGAGAACTGTCGTCAACGGGCCGTCCTTCGACTAGCCGGCGAGCGGTGGGTCGCTCTCCCTCTTCCTGCGTGCGAGCGGCCCGTCTGATGTGGAGGCACCCCGCATCAACGCATCGCTGAGGTCCGTCGTACGTGGGCCGATCGCGGGCAACGACCGACCCGGGGCGCTGGCGTACTGTTCTGAGCATGCGCGACCTGCCCACCGGCACGGTGACGTTCCTGTTCACCGACATCGAGGGGTCGACCCGGGTGCTCCAGGAGCTCGGGCGCGACGGGTTCGTGCGCCAGCTGGACCGACACGCCGAGATCGTGCGTACCGCGATCGCCGAGCAGGGAGGCGTCGAGATCGGTACCGAGGGCGACTCGTTCTTCGTCGCGTTCCCGACGGCGTCGGGCGCGCTGCGAGCCGCCGTCGCGGCGCAACGAGCGCTCGCTGCGCAGGCCTGGTCCGACGGCGGCCCGATCAGGGTCCGCATGGGACTGCACACAGGCGAGGGCGTGCCGGGCGGCGACGACTACGTCGGGATCGATGTGAACCGAGCCGCCAGGATCGCAGCGGCAGGCCACGGCGGCCAGATCGTGGTGTCGGAGGCCACCCGCGTCCTCGTCGCGGACGAGGTGCCCGACGGGGCGACGTTCCGGAGTCTCGGGCTGCACGAGCTGAAGGGCCTCGAGCATGCTGAGCGCCTGCACGATCTCGTGATTGACGGCCTGCGCTCCGACTTCCCTCCGTTGAGGACACGGGCAGCCCGCAGGAACAACCTGCCGCCGCGTCGAAACTCGTTCGTCGGCCGAGCACGCGCGATGGCCGACATCGAGAGACTCCTGGGTGAGACGCGACTGCTCACGCTGACCGGCCCGGGTGGTACCGGGAAGACCCGGCTCGCGCTCGAGGCCGCCTCGACGTTGCTCGACCGGTTCCCCAACGGCGTGTTCTTCGTGGACCTCAGCCCGCTGACCGATCCCACGCTCGTGGTCCCAGCGATCGCCGGGGTGCTCAAGGTGCGAGAGGCGGCCGGTCGAGATCTCGCCGACGGCCTTCGCCGGCACCTGGCGGATCTCGACGTGTTGCTCGTGCTCGACAACCTCGAACAGCTCGTGGACGGCAGCTCGGCGATCGGCGACTTGCTCGACGCGGCGCCCAGGGTGACGGTGCTGGCGACCAGCCGCATCCCGCTACACATCTCGGGCGAGCATGAGTACCAGGTGGCCCCTCTGGAGCTTCCCGCGCACCAGCAGCGTGGCGATGCCGCGCGACTCGGCTCATCGGAGTCCGTCAGACTGTTCGTGGACCGTGCAGCGTCGGTCCGTTCGGACTTCACGCTCACCGAGGCGAATGCTCCGGCGGTCGCCGAGATCGTCGAGCGGCTCGACGGGCTGCCACTCGCCCTGGAGCTCGCCGCCAGCCGGCTCCGCGTGCTCGACCCTGCGGCCTTGGCCAATCGGCTCGAGCGTCGGCTGCCCCTGCTGAAGGGCGGTGCCCGAGACCTGCCGGCGCGTCATCGCACGCTCGAGGAGACGATCCGCTGGAGCCACGACATCCTCGAACCCGACGAGCGGCGACTGTTCGCGCGGCTGTCGGTCTTCGCGGGAGGTTGGACGCTGGACGCCGCAGAGGTGGTCTGCGGCGGCGACGATATCGACGTGCTCGAGGGGCTCGGCACACTCGTCGACGACAGCCTCGTGAGGCGCCGCGAGTTGGCCGACGGGTCGCTCCGGTTCTTGATGCTCGAGACCATCCGGGAGTTCGCCTGGGAGCGCCTCGAGGATCCGGGCGAAGTCGGGATACTACGAGAGCGGCACGGTCGATACTACGGGTCCCTCGCAGAGCGCGTCAGTGTCGCACTCGAGGGCCCGCGGGGCAACTGGCTGGAACTATTGGACGCGGAGCAAGAGAATCTCCGAGCCGCCCTGTCATGGTTCCACGAACGATCCGACCACGAGGCCCTGCAGGCAATTGCAGGCTCGCTCGGCCACTACTGGATGGATCGTGGCCTCCTCAGTGAGATGCGGACTTGGCTTGAGAGGTCGCTCGAGTCGGGTGCCAAGGGCAGCTACTACGCACTGGTACTGATTCGACTTTCCGGTGTGGACTATCTCCAAGGCCGATACGAGGACGCTCGCACGAGAGCCGAAGATTCGCTTGCGGAGGCCCGAGGCACCGGCGACCTCGCGAGTGTCCAGCGTGCGATGGCACATCTAGCGAACGCGCTTGAGGCCGAGGGATTCGTCGAAGAGTCGTGGAACCTAGAGAGGGAAGGCGCTGAGATCGCGCGGAGCCTCAAAGATGAGCACCCGCGGATGCTGCTGGTAGCGCTGATCAATTTGGGGTATTCGGCCATGGTCCGTGAGATGGTCGAGGACGCGGTCCAGTACTCGGAGGAAGCCGTCGCGCTCGCTCTGGAGCTCAATGAATCTGCCGATGGAGCTGCGGCGCGGTGCAACCTCGCGTTGGCATTCATCGAGTTGGGACGCATCGAGGATGCCGCCGATGTGGGAGCCCAAGCAGTTGCTGCGGCAATCGATGCATCAGATCCCATCCTCGCAACGGACTGCCTGGAGGTCGTGGCCGCTGTCGAGACACGACGGGGGAATCACGGCTCCGCCGCGAGGCTGCTCGGGGCATCTGAAGCCCTTCGAGAACTAACCGGCTTTGAGTTGGAACCGTTAGAGCGTGCGCTGCACAACCGAACAATGGAGTTGCTCCGCCATGCACTCTCGGATTCCGAGTTGAGGGCAGCACAGATTGAAGGAGCTGACATGGACTTGAGAGATGCCTTCAGTGATGCGTACTGGTAGGGCCGGGAAAGATGTTCCTGCCTGACGCTGCCTTCTTCTCCCTGGGTCAGGGGTTCGACTCCCCTTGGGTCCACTGTCTAGTAGGTGAAATGCATACCGGCCCGACCGAGTGGGAAGCGGGGCATAGCAGATCGTCTCGCGGCAGTCCGCTCGCTCGCAGACCGCGCAGAGCTCGACGACGACATGGCACCGCGTGCAGGTGAGCACAGCTCGTTCATCACTTGGCACAACTACGGCTCCTCCTCGTCGGCCTCGTCATGCAGGTGCTGCCCGTGTGCGGCCTCGACCGCGTCCTCGCGCCTGAGGACCCCGATCAGCCGCCCATCGGACGTGGTGACCGGAGACGTCTGGAGGTCGTGGTCCGTCATGAAGTGGGCCATCTCCTCGATCGGGACATGCGGTCGGAACGTGCTAGGGCCTGGTCGCATGGCCTGCTCGACGGGCACGTCGCGACCCTCGCCGAGCTCCCGTTCGCGGAGCAGGCCGAGCACCACGCGCTCGTCGTTCACGACCACGCAGGCGTCCCATCCAGCAGCGCGCACACGATCGCGGACCGCCCCGATCAGCTCGTCCAGCCGGCACGTGGGCACGTCTGCACGGGCGACGTCGCCTGCGCGCGGACGCTCAGCGTTGGCGCCCTCGATCGGAAGGCCCGCGGCGAGCCAGTCAAGCTTCCCGTCCACGTAGTCGTAGACCTGGGTGAACCCGAAGCCCTCGAGCCGCCACGCGGCCCGTGGACTCAGGTCTCAGGCCGAATCCCAACAGTAGACGACGACCGGCCGGGTCGGATCGAGTTCTCCCCGGGCCTCCGTCTCGATCTTCCGCAGGGGAAGGTTGATCGCCCCGGGAAGGTGGTGCTCGCGAAATTCCTCGGCGCCCAGCACCTCGACCACCTGCGCGCCTCGGTCCATGAGGGCTCGAACCTCGTCTCGATCGTGCACCGCATGCGGCATGTACGCCTCCCGGGATCGCTGAGAGACTTCAGCCTACTGTGGGACCCGGTCGGGCCAAGGAGCTGGGTTGGGAGGTGGGTGGATCGTGGAACCGACACCGTGAGCCGGAAACCGCCGGCCGTCACATCCCCGATCGGGATCCTCTTCGACGTCGACGGGACGCTGATCGCCACCGGCGGGGCCGGGACTCGGAGCTGGCGCTGGGCGTTCGGGAAGCTCCATGGAATCCCGGCCGACATCGGCGAGTTCTCCGAGGCTGGAATGACCGATCCCGTCGTCGCCCGGAGGACGTTCCGAAGCGTCATCGGGCGCGAGCCGTCCGAGCGGGAGATGGCCCGACTCCTGGCTGCCTACCTCGAGCGGCTCCCTGAGGAGGTCGAGACCTCCCGCTCTTACCAGGTGCTCCCGGGAGCCGAGGAGCTCCTCCGGCGTCTCTGCGAGGGGGGACTCCTCCTGGGGATCGTGACCGGGGCACTCGAGGCAGCAGCGCACATCAAGCTCTCGCGCGCCCGACTCAACCGATTCTTCTCCTTCGGCGGGTATGGGTCCGATTCCGACGACCGGATCGAGCTCACCCGCCGGGCGATCGAGCGCGCGGGCTCGATCCTCGGACACAAGCTCGCGCCCGCGCGCGTCTACGTGGTCGGCGACACCCCGAAGGACATCGAAGCGGCCCGTGGCGTTGATGCCGTGGCCGTCGGGGTCGCCTCCGGCCACTACTCGAGCGAGGCTCTGAGCCGGGCCGGCGCGGACATCGTCCTGCCTTCCCTCCAGGAGCCGATGCCGGGCCTCGAGTGGGCTTGGACGACGGGCTAGTCAACACCCGTGCCGTGCCCTGACCGCCTCCTCAGCGACTCCTCACGCGTCGGTGTTGACGGGGTTGGGCGGGCCAACTACGTTCGAATCGGCGGCGGTCAAGTCCCTCCGACGCTCGGATCTGATGCCCAGAGGCGACGAGATGCAGGAGATGCAGCTGCTCGACGTCGAGCGGCGGCTCGAGCGGATCGAGCGACTGCTTCGCGCGGCCGCCGACGAGGCGAGAAGTGCGCGCACCGATCTCGGGCATCCGCATGGGCCGGGTGAACGCTGGGCGAGGATGATGTTCGCCGTGCTGGGCGAGGTCGATCGCCTCGGCGGTGAAGTATCCCGGCGACGGTTCCTGGAGATCGGCGAGAGGCACGGATACAGCCACCGGGGCATGGCCGGGTACTACCAGCAACTCGTGGAAGCGGTGCCGGGCTACAAGACGCGACTCACCGCGACCGGACGAGAGCGTCTGCGGCTCCTCCGTGAGCGCTACGGGGACAACGCGAGTCGTTGAGATGGTGAACGGGACATGCGTCGGCACGGCCTCGGCCACAGTCTTGCGCTCACTGTCGACGCTGGGCGATGGCGTCAGACCGAGTGGGCTCAATTCGGGATGGCGTACCTCAGGAACAGGTGTGATCCGTGGTTGGGGACACTCAGAAGGTCACCGGAGATCGACCGAGATGGAAGACGCTCGGCCCCCTCGACAAGGCCGGGTCGGCCGCCGATCACCGCGGGGTCTCCCTCCGAGAGCACGAAGCGATCGGCTTCGCTTCGCCCGCTGATCATCTGGCCGGAGTGGTCCTGGCCCGCAAGCGCAACGACCCCATCGAGGGACGCGACGAAGTTCGCATATAGGCGAGGTGCTTCGAACGCCGTCGAGCGACCGGCCGAACCAGCCTGGTCATCTGGGCCCGGGTGGTAAGCGAATGGTAAGTCTCTGAACTGGGAGTCTTTTCGTGCGAGCGTGACTTGGCTGGCCGCCAAGAGGTCAGGGGTTCGACTCCCCTTGGGGCCACTGTCTACCTGCGGAAATGGCAGATCCGGAGTCTGAGTGGTGTGAACGTCGGGTGAGCGCGCGAAGAGAGCGCTCTCACGTTCGAGCCTTCGTCCGGAGCCCGCGTGGACCGCGGGCGGGACCTCAGTCCCGGTCGAGACGGCCGTCGGCGATGCCGATCGTGCGGTCGACGGCGCCCAGCACGTCGGGGTCGTGCGTCGCGACCACGCAGGCGCCGCCGACCACGACCGCGTCGGCGAGCGTGCGGAGCACGGCGGCCGCCCAGCCCTCGTCCTGGTGAGCGGTCGGCTCATCGGCCACGATCAGCGGCGGCGCGAGCACCACGGCTCGCGCGACCGCGGTGCGCTGCTGTTCGCCGAGCGACGTCTCACGGGGCGATCGGTGCTGGAGCTCGGTGAGCCCGAGCCGATCGAGCAGGTCGTCGACCAGGGGACGATGCTCGGCGAGGCGGCGGGCCAGCCTGGCCGGGTACTCGACATTCTCCCGAACGCTCAGCTCGTCCATCAGGCCGAGGTGCTGCGGCACGACCGCGACCTCGGCCCAGACAGGGTCGGCGCCGCCCGGACGCTCGACGGTGCCACGGTCGGGCCGGTCCCATCCCGCCGCGAGGTTCAGCAGCGTCGTCTTGCCGGAGCCCGATCGCCCCACCACGCCGATCATCTCGCCCGCTCGCACGTCGATGTCGACCCCGTCGAGCGCGACCACCTCCCCCTGACCCTCACCGTAGGTCTTGTGGACCCCCAGCATCGTGAGTACCGGCTCGTCGTCCTCGTCGCCGAGCCAGGGACCGTCCGGCGTCACCGCCGCCGGCCATCGCAGCGCCGTCCACTCCGGGGTCTGCACCTTCGCTCGCCGGTGGGGCTCCGACCCGGCGACCACGCCGTGGTCCAGCGTCAACCGGTGGTCCGCGATCGCCATCACCGATCGATCGTGCGTCGCCAGGATGAACGTGACACCCCGCGAGGCGAGGTCGGCGATGCGCGCGAGCACCACATCGGCGGCCTCCGAGTCGAGCTCCGCGGTCGGCTCGTCGGTCACCACGATCGACGCCCCCGATGCCAGCGCCTGCGCGACCGCGACCCGTTGCTGCTCCCCGCCCGACAGCTCGTCGGGCAGATGGTCCAGTCGATGCTCGATGCCGAGCGCCTCAGCCGTCGCCATCACCTCCCGCTCCGCGGCTGCGACGGATCTCGATGCGAGCCGCAGGTGGTCGGCCACCGTGAGGTGCGCGAGCAGGTTGTCAGACGGTCGCTGGAAGACGTACCCGACCGCCGCCCGACGCAGGCGGCGCCGCGCGCGCGACGAGGCGTGCCCGATCTCGATGCCCATCACATCGATGGAGCCCTGGGTCGGGCTATCCAGTCCCGCGACGAGGCGTAGTAGCGAGGATTTCCCACTGCCCGACGGCCCCACCACCACCGAGACCCCTCCCCGCGGCAACGTGGACGTGACGTCGCGGAGCGCCCTGACCTCGCCGGTCGGCGTGCGGTAAGTGCGCACGACGCCTTCGAACCGTACCGCGTGCTCACTCGGCAACGCGCATCACCTCCGCCGTGGAGTCGCGTCGGGCCCCGCGATCGGTCACCGTTCCACCGACGAGCGCCGCGAGCGCGAAGCACGCCGCGGTGATCGCGAGCGCCGTGACGGGCACCACGATCACTGGGCCCGGAGGGATCGAGGGCAAGGGGTCGAGGCTCGGCACGATCAGCTCCACCGACACGACGCCCGCCATGGCCCCGACGAGGAGCGAGACGCCGAGCAGGACGCCGAGCTCGACGATCGACGCCGTGCGCATCGTCGCGCGGCGCATGCCCATGCGATCGGAGAGCGAGGTCGCGACCGCGCGACCGCGCTGCTTCGCAGACAGGTAGACGACCGCGACGACCACCAGCAGCGCCACGGCGGACAGGCCCAGCACCTGCAGCACGAGAAACGTCTGCACGGCCGCCTCGATGAACGGGATGTCCTGCACCTCCTCGGCGGTGAGCAGGAGCTGAGGTCTGACCTCGAGGGCATCGAGCGTGTCCACCACACGATCGGCCGGCCCGCGGACCCAGATCTCCGTCGTCGCGCGTGGCGTCGCCAGAGGATCCGGCAGATCATGGAACGCCTGGGCCAGCGCCGAGCCGTCCATCACCACGAGCGGTCGGCGATCCGACGACGTTCCGGGGAACGTGTCGGCGGTGCCGACCACCGCGACCGGGACGTCTTCTTGGCCGATCGTGAGCGAGGCGGGCTCGAGCCCGCCCCCGTTCGCCACGATCACCGGCACACCGTCGACCGCCGACGCCGTGAGCCGGTCGAGCAGGTCGGGCAACGGGTCGTCGGAGAACGCGTCGTTCCAGTAGGCGGCCGCGGCGAAGTCGCCGGGGTCGATCACGAGCAGGTCGTACCCCGCCTCGCCTCCGTCGATCGATCCCGCCTCCCGGAACCGGGTGATGCGGATCGCCGGATACGGGTATTCCTCGTCGGGCTCGGCATCGCTCGCGACCCGCACCTGCACGTCGCTGCCGACGAAGACTCGGGCCTTCGCGTCGACCGTCGACCGCAGGGACGCGACGGTGCCGAGCGCCGCCGCCGCCACCGACAGCGTGAGGATGCCGGCGACGAGGAAGAGCGACGTCAGTGCCGGTGCGGCCCGCAGCCGCCGAACCGCGAGCCAGGCCGCGCTCACCCCGGACCCACCGGCGCGCGAGGCGACCTGCAGCAGCGACCGCGCCACCCGAGCGCACAGGATGCCCGCGCCCAGCGCGAGCGCGAGCGGGAACAGGAAGACCGCAGGCTCCGGGCGCGCCACGCCTCCGGCGTCCACCACTCCACCTCGATCCAGTTCCCCGGCAAGCACCCAAGCGACGGCGAAGGCCGCGAGCTCCCAGGGCATCGCCGCCAGCACCTTCGTGACGCGGTGGCGGTGCTCGTGTCTCGCGACGAATGCAGCGCCCGACACCACGGCGACGATCGCGACCGAGCCCACGACCCCCGCCAGGGCTGCCACGGCAGCGGTCGAGCGCGTCCCGGCGGATACGGGCGCGTCGGGACCGACCGAGGCGAGGAGCATCGACGCCGACGCCCACCCGGCGAGCCCTCCGAGGGCTGCTGGCAGCACCGCCTCGAGCCCGGCCTTCGCGCCGAACGCGAACGGGCTCCATCCCCGGATCGTGAGCACGCCCAGCTCCACCCGCCGGCCGGCGGCAGAGAAGATGCCGGCGGCGGCCACCACTGCCAGGGAGATCGCCAGTCCGGCGACGAGAAGCACGACCATGGGGTCGCGCACCGCCGTGATGCGCTGCCGCACCTCCTGCACCACCAGGCTCGCGTTCTGCGTGATCGTCACCTCGCTCGCACCGCGCCGTGTGAACGTCCGGCCACAGCATCGAAGGGTCCCGTACAGGTCGCCGCCGGGGCTCGACCGGTCGAGGAAGCTACGCGTGAAGTCGGCGAGGTCCGAGGCCTGGGCCAGCGTGAGCGGCGGATCGACGCCGGCCGGCGCCTGCCACGCGAACGTCGCCCGAGGGAACCCCAGCGCCGCCGAGAGCTCGAGCACCTGCTCCGGCTCGGCCAGGATGAACTGCGGCGGGGCTGAACACCTTACGCCCGGACATGGGTAGATGTCGTCATCCCAGAACCGCCAGTAGCCCCGCCGTGGCTGGGTGTAGAGGCTCGCGTACACACCGTCGACCGGTACCCGCACCCGGGCCGACGGCGAGTGCAGCACGACCTCGTCGCCCGGTCCGGCGTCGAGAGGGTCCGCGACGATGTCGGGCAGCCACACGCCCGGCCCGTCGGCGCCCTCGAGCACATCGACGTGCGAGAGGGCGTCGGTGCCCGCGAACAGCCGCCCCTCTACGACGCCGGTGACGGGCGGCTCGCCCGCGAGGTCGGTCACCGATAGGACCCCGCCGAAGATCATCCGCTCCGTCGGATCGAGCAGGTCGCTGCGACCGGCCTCGGTTGTGAAGACCTCGCCGCGCCGCTCCCACAGCGTGCCCTTGCCATCGACGGCCGGCTGCGAGATGCCGACCTCGGTGCTGCGGTAGCCGATGCCCATGCCGTACGGGGTGACACCGGGATCGTCGATCGCGGAGGCGAGCAGCTCGTTCTCGGCCGCTGACAGGAAGAGCGGGAACGCGGCGGCGACGAGGCACACCAGGAACGCGCCGGCGGCCAGCGCTGCGAACAACGACCGGAACCGCAGCAGCACGGTGGGCGCCGCACGCCACACGGGGTTCCCTGACGGGGGAGGCATCGGAGACATGATGCGGTCTGCACGGGCCTCCCGACGATGGTCGAGGGCTCGGGCGGATCAGCGGGCGTGGCGGTGCGGGCGACACGGCAGTCGATCACGTGCTCTTCGTCGTGGCAGACCTGGACGCGAGTCGGGGGCTCTATTGCACCCGCCCTCGCCCCACTCGGCTACGAGGAACTTCACCTTCAGGACGACGGTGTCTCCTACGGGCCGAGGAACTGGACGACTTCACGATCTCCCGTGGGGACCCCGTGACCACAGCGGCGCATGTTGCGTTCTCCGCCGAGGGTCGGGACGGTCTTCGTGACCGGGATGTCGGGAACCGGCAAGTCGTCGGCTCTCGCCGAACTCGGCCGACGCGGTTATCGCGTCGTAGACACCGGTGATCCGGGCTGGCGCGAGTATCGCGAGTATGTTGAGTCCTCCGACGAGTTGCACCGCGGGGGGTGGAAAGGATCACAAGGCTGCTGGACTCCGGTGATGGTCGCTCGCTCTTCGTTGAAGGGTGCGTGAGGAACCAGTCGTAGTTCTACGACCGTTTCAACGCGGTAGTTTCGCACCAGACCGGAGGCCCGCTGCTTGGAAGGTGACGGTGGTGTTCGAGCAGCCACCGGCGACGTGAACCGCGCACGGCTGCGCGAACTGGGCTTCGAGCTCGGCGCTCGCGCCGAGACCGGCGTGTCCGACGAGGGTGCGTGGTTCGCGACGGCGCCGGACGGCGCGCCGGCGGTTCTCAAGTGGTTCCCCAACGAGACCGTCGCCGAGCGCTATGCGGTCCTGCTCCCCGGCCTCGACGAGCTCCGATCACGCGGCGTCCCGGTACCGGAGTACCCACACGTCCTTGTGGTCGACGGCT
This genomic window from Actinomycetota bacterium contains:
- a CDS encoding AAA family ATPase gives rise to the protein MADIERLLGETRLLTLTGPGGTGKTRLALEAASTLLDRFPNGVFFVDLSPLTDPTLVVPAIAGVLKVREAAGRDLADGLRRHLADLDVLLVLDNLEQLVDGSSAIGDLLDAAPRVTVLATSRIPLHISGEHEYQVAPLELPAHQQRGDAARLGSSESVRLFVDRAASVRSDFTLTEANAPAVAEIVERLDGLPLALELAASRLRVLDPAALANRLERRLPLLKGGARDLPARHRTLEETIRWSHDILEPDERRLFARLSVFAGGWTLDAAEVVCGGDDIDVLEGLGTLVDDSLVRRRELADGSLRFLMLETIREFAWERLEDPGEVGILRERHGRYYGSLAERVSVALEGPRGNWLELLDAEQENLRAALSWFHERSDHEALQAIAGSLGHYWMDRGLLSEMRTWLERSLESGAKGSYYALVLIRLSGVDYLQGRYEDARTRAEDSLAEARGTGDLASVQRAMAHLANALEAEGFVEESWNLEREGAEIARSLKDEHPRMLLVALINLGYSAMVREMVEDAVQYSEEAVALALELNESADGAAARCNLALAFIELGRIEDAADVGAQAVAAAIDASDPILATDCLEVVAAVETRRGNHGSAARLLGASEALRELTGFELEPLERALHNRTMELLRHALSDSELRAAQIEGADMDLRDAFSDAYW
- a CDS encoding CBS domain-containing protein, which produces MDGKLDWLAAGLPIEGANAERPRAGDVARADVPTCRLDELIGAVRDRVRAAGWDACVVVNDERVVLGLLRERELGEGRDVPVEQAMRPGPSTFRPHVPIEEMAHFMTDHDLQTSPVTTSDGRLIGVLRREDAVEAAHGQHLHDEADEEEP
- a CDS encoding rhodanese-like domain-containing protein, which produces MPHAVHDRDEVRALMDRGAQVVEVLGAEEFREHHLPGAINLPLRKIETEARGELDPTRPVVVYCWDSA
- a CDS encoding HAD family hydrolase; protein product: MSRKPPAVTSPIGILFDVDGTLIATGGAGTRSWRWAFGKLHGIPADIGEFSEAGMTDPVVARRTFRSVIGREPSEREMARLLAAYLERLPEEVETSRSYQVLPGAEELLRRLCEGGLLLGIVTGALEAAAHIKLSRARLNRFFSFGGYGSDSDDRIELTRRAIERAGSILGHKLAPARVYVVGDTPKDIEAARGVDAVAVGVASGHYSSEALSRAGADIVLPSLQEPMPGLEWAWTTG
- a CDS encoding ATP-binding cassette domain-containing protein, translated to MPSEHAVRFEGVVRTYRTPTGEVRALRDVTSTLPRGGVSVVVGPSGSGKSSLLRLVAGLDSPTQGSIDVMGIEIGHASSRARRRLRRAAVGYVFQRPSDNLLAHLTVADHLRLASRSVAAAEREVMATAEALGIEHRLDHLPDELSGGEQQRVAVAQALASGASIVVTDEPTAELDSEAADVVLARIADLASRGVTFILATHDRSVMAIADHRLTLDHGVVAGSEPHRRAKVQTPEWTALRWPAAVTPDGPWLGDEDDEPVLTMLGVHKTYGEGQGEVVALDGVDIDVRAGEMIGVVGRSGSGKTTLLNLAAGWDRPDRGTVERPGGADPVWAEVAVVPQHLGLMDELSVRENVEYPARLARRLAEHRPLVDDLLDRLGLTELQHRSPRETSLGEQQRTAVARAVVLAPPLIVADEPTAHQDEGWAAAVLRTLADAVVVGGACVVATHDPDVLGAVDRTIGIADGRLDRD